In Nostoc sp. CENA543, a single genomic region encodes these proteins:
- the uvrA gene encoding excinuclease ABC subunit UvrA, producing MSDHKLAASLNGHLPYPNSNPQNTIRIRGARQHNLKNIDLELPRDRLIVFTGVSGSGKSSLAFDTIFAEGQRRYVESLSAYARQFLGQLDKPDVEAIEGLSPAISIDQKSTSHNPRSTVGTVTEIYDYLRLLYGRAGEPHCPICDRSIAPQTIDEMCDRIMELPDRTKFQILAPVVRGKKGTHRKLLSSLASQGFVRVRINGEIRELSDSIELDKNYTHNIELVIDRLVKKPDIQERLVDSLSTCLKQSGGIARILISPNSDNSTEEEQELVFSENFACPEHGAVMDELSPRLFSFNSPYGACPNCHGIGTLRRFSPDLVVPDPEAPVYAAIAPWSDKENSYYLELLYSLGSNHGFELQTNWSKLTPQQQQIILYGETETNKDQKTPQYKGAIPILQRQYEGGSELIKQKLEQYLVDQPCEVCGGKRLKPEALAVRLGQYNILDLTSVSIRDCLERINHLKLSDRQMKIADLVLREIRARLQFLLDVGLDYLSLDRAAMTLSGGESQRIRLATQIGSGLTGVLYVLDEPSIGLHQRDNSRLLKTLTKLRDIGNTLIVVEHDEETIRAADYIVDIGPGAGIHGGNIIAQGDLQSLLTSEESLTGAYLSGKKVIHTPTERREGNGRSLIIKNAHRNNLRNIDVEIPLGKLVVVTGVSGSGKSTLINELLYPSLQHHLTKKVPLPKDVEKIQGLNSIDKAIVIDQSPIGRTPRSNPATYTGVFDVIREVFSQTVEAKTRGYKPGQFSFNVKGGRCEACGGQGVNVIEMNFLPDVYVQCEVCKGARYNRETLQVKYKNKSISDVLNMTVEESLEFFQNIPKAVNRLQTLVDVGLGYVQLGQPATTLSGGEAQRVKLATELARRATGKTIYLIDEPTTGLSFYDVHKLLDVLQRLVDKGNSVLLIEHNLDVIRCADWVIDLGPEGGDKGGEIIAVGTPEEVAKNNQSYTGQYLQQVLQQYPAMK from the coding sequence ATGTCAGATCACAAGCTAGCCGCATCCTTGAATGGACACCTTCCCTACCCCAACTCTAACCCCCAGAATACTATTCGGATTCGCGGCGCGAGACAGCATAATCTGAAGAATATTGACTTAGAATTGCCACGCGATCGCCTGATCGTGTTTACTGGTGTCTCAGGTTCGGGTAAATCGTCTTTGGCGTTTGATACGATTTTCGCCGAAGGTCAACGGCGTTACGTAGAATCTCTGAGTGCTTACGCTCGACAGTTTTTGGGACAATTAGATAAGCCAGATGTAGAAGCAATTGAAGGTTTAAGTCCGGCGATTTCCATTGACCAAAAATCTACTTCTCATAACCCCCGTTCTACGGTGGGGACGGTAACGGAAATTTACGATTATCTGCGGCTGTTGTATGGTCGGGCTGGTGAACCCCATTGTCCCATATGCGATCGCTCTATTGCACCTCAAACTATAGACGAAATGTGCGATCGCATTATGGAACTACCAGACAGAACTAAGTTCCAAATTCTCGCCCCTGTGGTGCGGGGTAAAAAAGGAACTCACCGCAAGTTATTATCTAGTTTGGCTTCCCAGGGGTTTGTGCGTGTCCGCATTAATGGCGAAATTCGGGAACTGTCGGACTCAATTGAGTTGGATAAAAATTATACCCACAATATTGAATTGGTCATTGACCGATTGGTGAAAAAACCAGATATTCAGGAACGTTTGGTAGATTCATTATCTACGTGCTTGAAACAATCTGGTGGTATTGCTAGGATTCTCATCAGTCCCAATAGTGATAATTCTACTGAAGAAGAACAAGAATTAGTCTTCTCAGAAAACTTTGCTTGTCCAGAACACGGTGCGGTAATGGACGAATTATCACCACGCTTGTTCTCGTTTAATTCCCCCTATGGTGCTTGTCCGAACTGTCACGGAATTGGGACATTGCGGAGATTTTCGCCAGATTTGGTAGTACCTGATCCTGAAGCACCAGTATACGCTGCGATCGCGCCTTGGTCAGATAAGGAAAATTCTTATTATCTAGAATTACTTTATAGTTTGGGTAGTAATCATGGGTTTGAATTACAAACAAATTGGAGTAAGTTAACACCCCAACAACAACAAATTATTCTATATGGGGAAACGGAAACTAATAAAGACCAAAAAACACCACAATATAAAGGTGCAATTCCCATTTTGCAGCGACAATATGAAGGTGGTTCGGAGTTAATTAAGCAGAAATTAGAGCAGTATTTAGTTGATCAACCCTGTGAGGTTTGCGGCGGTAAAAGATTAAAACCGGAAGCTTTAGCAGTGAGATTGGGACAATACAATATTTTAGATTTGACCAGTGTATCGATTCGGGATTGTCTGGAAAGGATTAATCATTTAAAATTGAGCGATCGCCAGATGAAAATTGCTGATTTAGTCTTAAGAGAAATTAGAGCTAGATTGCAATTTTTATTAGATGTCGGTTTAGATTATCTTAGTTTAGATAGAGCCGCCATGACCCTTTCTGGTGGAGAATCACAACGCATTCGCCTAGCAACACAAATTGGTTCTGGCTTAACAGGAGTTCTCTATGTTTTAGACGAACCAAGTATTGGTTTGCATCAAAGAGATAACAGTAGATTACTCAAAACTTTAACTAAATTACGAGATATAGGTAATACTTTAATCGTTGTAGAACACGACGAAGAAACCATTCGCGCCGCCGATTACATAGTGGATATCGGCCCTGGTGCGGGAATTCATGGTGGTAATATTATCGCCCAAGGTGATTTACAATCATTACTCACTTCAGAAGAATCATTAACAGGTGCATATTTATCAGGAAAAAAAGTCATTCACACCCCCACAGAACGCCGCGAAGGGAATGGACGCAGCTTAATTATTAAAAATGCCCATCGCAACAATTTAAGAAATATTGATGTGGAAATTCCTTTAGGTAAACTTGTAGTGGTCACTGGTGTTTCTGGTTCTGGCAAATCGACCTTAATTAATGAATTACTTTACCCATCATTACAACATCATTTAACTAAAAAAGTACCTTTACCAAAAGATGTTGAAAAAATTCAAGGATTAAATAGTATTGATAAAGCAATCGTTATTGATCAATCTCCCATTGGACGTACACCCCGTTCTAACCCCGCAACTTATACAGGGGTTTTTGATGTCATTCGAGAGGTATTTTCACAAACCGTAGAAGCTAAAACCAGAGGTTATAAACCAGGACAATTTTCTTTTAACGTCAAAGGTGGACGTTGTGAAGCTTGTGGGGGACAGGGTGTCAATGTCATTGAAATGAATTTTCTCCCTGATGTTTATGTCCAGTGTGAAGTGTGTAAAGGTGCGAGATATAACCGCGAAACTTTGCAGGTGAAGTATAAGAATAAGTCAATTTCTGATGTTTTGAATATGACGGTTGAAGAAAGCTTAGAGTTTTTCCAAAACATTCCCAAAGCTGTTAATCGTTTACAAACATTAGTTGATGTCGGGTTGGGTTATGTGCAGTTAGGACAACCCGCAACTACTTTATCTGGTGGTGAAGCGCAAAGGGTGAAATTAGCCACAGAATTAGCGCGTCGTGCTACAGGTAAGACCATTTATTTAATCGATGAACCGACAACAGGTTTATCTTTTTATGATGTGCATAAATTATTAGATGTGTTGCAAAGATTAGTAGATAAGGGTAATTCTGTTTTATTAATTGAACACAATTTAGATGTGATTCGTTGTGCTGACTGGGTGATAGATTTAGGGCCAGAAGGTGGCGATAAAGGTGGAGAAATAATAGCTGTGGGAACACCGGAGGAAGTTGCTAAAAATAATCAGTCTTATACTGGGCAATATTTGCAGCAAGTTTTACAACAGTATCCAGCAATGAAGTAA
- a CDS encoding alpha/beta hydrolase, whose product MQRILKYLTLGLLSTFLTAKPGIAAERISFFYPPFGEFSLPVSSLETFAKEGKIDRNLRFYAERATPEQLAQLRELLQIRFNVTPTLVSQVTYSPVGEEVLQRIGKLLLTDSRKNGFYALRSALILSAASPEGLSITNLLRKFPSNDVRLNFTEAVKIVDDLSQLLKTRDKVVAALQKESLSQSTSSEVDFSKLPDLRKPGNLRWQVSQFNLIDSTRDRRLPLDLYLPIATAENNTQPPFPLIVISHGVASDRYTFAYLAQHLASYGFAVAVIEHPGSNASRFQKYFSGLAEPPAPREFIDRPLDIKFLLDELQRMEQADPKLRGKLDFEKIGAIGQSFGGYTILALAGAQINFDNLDKSCLPDNSYLNLSLILQCQANELNLDSYQLQDNRIKAIIAINPINSAVFGDRGISQVKVPTMFIAGTQDIFAPPLPEQIRPFTKLPNPNKYLFLIENGTHFTFIGESPQESNVLPVPNGLLGPERNTAYSYLNALSVAFLEANLLNRAEYGSYLQPAYAQYISQPPLNLSLLQSLTTDELNQAIKQK is encoded by the coding sequence ATGCAAAGAATATTAAAATACCTCACTTTGGGGTTATTATCTACGTTTTTAACCGCTAAACCTGGAATTGCTGCTGAACGCATTAGTTTCTTTTATCCTCCTTTTGGAGAGTTTTCTTTACCTGTTAGTTCTTTAGAAACTTTTGCTAAGGAAGGGAAGATAGACAGGAATTTAAGATTTTATGCTGAACGTGCTACGCCTGAACAACTAGCACAATTACGGGAACTGCTGCAAATACGTTTTAACGTTACGCCAACTCTCGTATCGCAAGTTACTTACTCACCCGTGGGGGAAGAGGTTTTGCAACGAATAGGGAAATTGTTGTTAACTGACTCTCGGAAGAATGGTTTTTACGCTTTGCGTTCGGCTTTAATTTTATCTGCGGCTTCACCGGAAGGTTTATCAATTACCAATTTGCTGCGGAAGTTTCCCAGTAATGATGTGCGACTAAATTTTACGGAAGCAGTGAAAATAGTTGATGATTTGTCACAGCTACTTAAAACTAGGGATAAAGTTGTAGCTGCTTTGCAAAAAGAATCATTAAGTCAGTCTACCTCGTCTGAGGTTGATTTTTCCAAGTTGCCAGATTTAAGAAAGCCTGGAAATTTACGTTGGCAAGTCAGTCAGTTTAATTTAATTGATTCTACACGCGATCGCCGTTTACCTTTGGATTTATACTTACCAATAGCCACCGCAGAGAACAACACTCAACCACCTTTTCCCCTCATTGTGATTTCTCATGGTGTCGCCTCCGACCGCTACACATTCGCTTATCTAGCTCAACATTTAGCATCCTACGGTTTTGCTGTTGCGGTAATAGAACATCCTGGTAGTAATGCTAGCCGCTTTCAAAAATACTTTTCCGGTTTAGCAGAACCACCAGCACCCAGAGAATTTATTGATAGACCTCTAGATATCAAATTTCTATTAGATGAACTCCAGCGTATGGAACAAGCTGATCCCAAGCTAAGAGGGAAACTAGATTTTGAGAAAATTGGGGCTATAGGTCAATCTTTTGGCGGTTACACTATTTTAGCTTTGGCTGGGGCGCAAATTAACTTTGATAATTTGGATAAAAGTTGTTTACCTGATAATTCTTATTTGAATTTATCGTTGATTTTGCAATGCCAAGCCAACGAATTAAATTTAGATAGTTATCAATTGCAGGATAATCGTATCAAGGCGATTATTGCTATTAATCCCATTAATAGTGCTGTTTTCGGTGATAGGGGGATTAGTCAAGTAAAAGTACCAACGATGTTTATAGCAGGTACTCAAGATATTTTTGCACCACCATTACCAGAACAAATTCGCCCTTTTACTAAGCTACCTAATCCTAATAAATATTTATTTTTAATTGAAAACGGCACTCATTTTACCTTTATTGGCGAGTCTCCCCAAGAAAGTAATGTTTTACCTGTCCCTAATGGCTTGTTAGGACCTGAACGTAATACAGCTTATTCTTATCTCAATGCTTTGAGTGTAGCTTTTTTAGAAGCTAATCTGCTAAATCGTGCAGAATATGGTTCTTATTTACAGCCTGCCTATGCTCAATATATTAGTCAACCACCTTTAAATCTTAGTCTTTTACAGTCATTAACTACAGACGAGTTAAATCAAGCAATCAAGCAAAAGTAG
- a CDS encoding Uma2 family endonuclease, whose amino-acid sequence MVLEIPPPTQTEVIYPDSDGQPVANNTIQFRWIVEIKQNIDWLFADDPNVFVAGDLFWYPVEGRNNIVNAPDVMVVFDRPKRDRLSYQQWKEAGIAPQVVFEILSPSNTPIEMDKKLLFYDRYGVEEYYIYDPDGKNLQGWLRGEDGLDVILQMDDWVSPRLKIRFVLSPEGLQLYRPDGKRFLSYIEISQQVEQERQRAEQERQRAEQAEQARFNAIPQLLQMGLNLEQIAQALSLSLEEVKAIANK is encoded by the coding sequence ATGGTATTGGAAATCCCACCACCAACCCAAACAGAGGTCATCTATCCCGATAGTGACGGACAACCAGTGGCGAATAACACCATCCAGTTTCGCTGGATTGTAGAAATCAAACAGAATATAGATTGGCTATTTGCCGATGATCCTAACGTATTTGTAGCTGGGGATTTATTTTGGTATCCAGTGGAGGGACGAAATAACATCGTCAATGCCCCAGATGTCATGGTAGTTTTTGATAGACCGAAGAGAGATAGACTATCTTACCAGCAATGGAAAGAAGCCGGAATTGCACCACAAGTAGTCTTTGAAATCCTCTCACCCAGCAATACACCAATAGAAATGGATAAAAAACTGCTGTTCTATGACCGCTATGGAGTAGAAGAGTATTACATATATGATCCAGACGGCAAAAACTTGCAAGGTTGGTTGCGTGGTGAAGATGGTTTAGATGTGATTTTGCAAATGGACGATTGGGTAAGTCCACGCTTGAAAATCCGTTTTGTCTTATCCCCAGAGGGTTTACAGCTATATCGTCCAGATGGTAAACGTTTCTTGTCTTATATAGAAATCTCTCAACAGGTAGAACAGGAACGTCAACGTGCTGAACAAGAACGCCAACGTGCTGAACAGGCTGAACAAGCTAGATTCAATGCAATACCCCAACTATTACAAATGGGTTTAAATTTAGAGCAAATTGCCCAAGCGTTGAGTTTATCACTTGAAGAAGTAAAAGCGATCGCCAATAAATAA
- a CDS encoding type II toxin-antitoxin system HigA family antitoxin, which produces MTLTFDSKVYSQLLSEYQPRIIKTEAENEHFLAIVEELLSRSHLTPEEDTLLELLVRLIEDFEDQHYQINLSTPHSRLLHLMEARGLTAANLLEILGSEEIVNQVINGETRLTQKQAETLGKFFHVDESLFI; this is translated from the coding sequence ATGACCCTTACTTTTGACTCCAAAGTTTACAGTCAGTTATTGTCAGAGTATCAACCTCGAATCATTAAAACAGAAGCAGAGAACGAACATTTTTTAGCAATTGTAGAAGAATTGCTGTCTCGTTCTCATCTGACACCTGAAGAAGATACCTTGTTAGAGCTATTAGTGAGACTAATTGAAGATTTTGAAGACCAGCATTATCAAATAAATTTATCCACTCCTCATTCAAGGCTATTACATTTGATGGAAGCTAGAGGTTTAACAGCAGCTAATTTATTAGAAATTCTCGGCTCTGAAGAGATTGTAAATCAAGTGATTAATGGTGAAACTAGACTCACTCAAAAACAGGCTGAAACTTTAGGAAAGTTTTTTCATGTTGATGAAAGTCTGTTTATTTAA
- a CDS encoding type II toxin-antitoxin system HigB family toxin: MHIISRKKLREFSQAHADSGEPLDNWYITASQATWGNLLEIQTVYPQAEAVSNFTVFNIKGNKYRLITSINYERQIIYIKYVLTHAEYDKDKWKNDPYF; this comes from the coding sequence ATGCACATCATCAGCCGGAAAAAGCTACGAGAATTTAGTCAAGCACACGCTGATTCCGGTGAACCTCTTGATAACTGGTATATAACCGCGAGTCAAGCCACCTGGGGAAATCTATTAGAAATTCAAACTGTTTATCCTCAAGCTGAAGCAGTAAGTAATTTTACAGTTTTTAATATTAAAGGGAATAAATACCGCTTAATCACCAGTATCAACTATGAGCGACAGATAATATATATAAAATACGTCTTAACTCATGCCGAATACGACAAAGACAAATGGAAAAATGACCCTTACTTTTGA
- a CDS encoding SDR family oxidoreductase: protein MKIQGKVALVTGASRGIGRAIALELAAQGIQRLILVARDRQKLRELAQEIEAMGVQATVLAIDLTQATEVNIAIAQLWRSYGPIHLLVNCAGVAYQNSFLRSKLPQVQEELSVNLLGMYTLTSLIAKRMASQRQGTIINVSSLMGKVAAPTMATYSATKFAILGFTQALRQELAEYNIQVKALLPTLTDTDMVRDLQLFRWVIPMTPQQVAKALVTGLEKDSPEIIVGWQSHLAVWCQRLAPWLLEIVLKIAAPPTAQTSEKPSWWAKIQRIADLSLSRNMLAFVSARKI from the coding sequence ATGAAGATTCAAGGTAAAGTAGCTCTAGTGACGGGAGCTTCCCGTGGTATTGGAAGAGCGATCGCATTAGAATTAGCAGCACAAGGAATACAAAGATTAATTTTAGTGGCGCGCGATCGCCAAAAGTTGAGAGAATTAGCTCAGGAAATCGAAGCGATGGGCGTTCAAGCCACAGTTTTGGCGATTGATTTAACCCAAGCCACAGAAGTAAATATCGCCATAGCGCAATTGTGGCGTAGTTACGGCCCAATTCACCTGCTGGTAAACTGTGCTGGGGTTGCATACCAAAATTCCTTCCTGCGTTCCAAACTCCCCCAGGTACAAGAAGAACTCTCCGTCAATTTGTTGGGAATGTATACCCTCACTAGTCTCATCGCCAAACGCATGGCTAGTCAAAGACAGGGGACAATTATCAATGTTTCCAGCTTAATGGGGAAAGTCGCCGCACCAACGATGGCTACCTATTCAGCCACAAAATTTGCCATCTTAGGCTTTACCCAAGCTTTGCGCCAAGAACTAGCAGAATACAACATTCAAGTCAAAGCCTTATTACCCACCCTCACCGACACAGACATGGTGCGCGACTTGCAACTATTTCGCTGGGTGATCCCCATGACTCCCCAGCAAGTCGCCAAAGCACTAGTCACCGGACTAGAAAAAGATTCCCCAGAAATCATAGTAGGATGGCAAAGTCACCTGGCTGTCTGGTGTCAACGTTTAGCACCTTGGTTACTGGAAATTGTTTTAAAAATAGCCGCACCACCAACAGCGCAAACATCAGAAAAACCAAGCTGGTGGGCGAAAATCCAGCGTATTGCTGATTTATCGCTATCTAGAAATATGCTGGCTTTCGTTTCTGCACGTAAGATTTAG
- a CDS encoding glycosyl hydrolase family 57 → MLNFPHTLPPEIIDGLPNICGWEQEVMSMANHDAPVFLPKTNLKLENINAVFAIALHMHQPTIPAGHDGKLISNLQYMFENPHEGDNHNAAPFAYCYSRMGDFIPELVHQGCNPRVMLDYSGNLLWGLRQMGRDDIINNLQRITCDETYQPYVEWLGTMWGHAVVPSTPIPDIKLHILAWQQHFAAIFGWEALTRVKGFSPPEMHLPNHPDTLFAFVKALKECGYRWLLVQEHSVETIDGHALTHKHLPHRLVARNSHGETISITALIKTQGSDTKLVGQMQPYYEAKTLSPQKLGDVFIPPIVSQIGDGENGGVMMNEFPSAFKQAWWDMVNHGGGKSGVVGVCGTEYLELIEAAGCKSADFPMCQPVGQYQIWQRVEPENSQPEAVENAIQELKQNNPNFHMDGASWTNHISWVKGYENVLSPMYELSSVFHQKFDQLLRVSSEISVTKKAEYRQALLHNLLLQTSCFRYWGQGTWTDYAYAIYQRGMSLNNTL, encoded by the coding sequence ATGCTGAATTTTCCTCACACCCTACCACCAGAAATCATTGATGGCTTACCGAATATTTGCGGTTGGGAACAAGAGGTGATGAGTATGGCTAACCATGATGCACCTGTGTTTTTACCAAAAACCAACCTGAAGTTAGAGAATATCAATGCAGTATTTGCGATCGCGTTACATATGCACCAACCCACAATTCCGGCTGGGCATGATGGTAAACTCATTAGCAATCTGCAATATATGTTTGAAAATCCCCATGAAGGCGACAACCACAACGCCGCACCCTTTGCTTATTGCTACAGCCGCATGGGGGATTTCATTCCTGAACTTGTCCATCAAGGTTGCAATCCCCGTGTCATGCTGGATTATTCTGGGAATCTGCTGTGGGGACTCAGACAAATGGGACGCGATGATATTATCAATAATCTCCAGCGAATTACCTGCGATGAAACCTATCAACCCTATGTAGAATGGTTAGGGACAATGTGGGGTCATGCTGTCGTACCCTCTACCCCGATTCCCGATATTAAATTACATATATTAGCTTGGCAACAACATTTTGCAGCAATTTTTGGTTGGGAAGCATTAACGCGAGTTAAGGGATTTTCGCCGCCAGAAATGCACTTACCAAACCATCCTGATACTTTATTTGCATTTGTCAAAGCTTTGAAAGAATGTGGCTATCGTTGGTTACTTGTACAGGAACATTCCGTAGAAACAATTGATGGTCATGCACTCACTCATAAACATTTACCACATCGTTTAGTTGCGCGCAATTCTCACGGAGAAACTATTAGTATTACAGCCTTAATTAAAACTCAAGGTTCAGATACAAAATTAGTTGGTCAAATGCAGCCTTATTATGAAGCCAAAACCTTATCACCACAAAAATTAGGTGATGTATTTATACCGCCTATAGTCAGCCAAATTGGTGACGGTGAAAATGGTGGCGTGATGATGAATGAATTTCCCAGTGCTTTTAAACAGGCTTGGTGGGATATGGTAAATCACGGTGGCGGTAAATCTGGGGTTGTGGGTGTGTGTGGTACGGAATATTTAGAATTAATCGAGGCTGCTGGCTGTAAATCTGCCGATTTCCCCATGTGTCAGCCAGTAGGACAATATCAAATATGGCAAAGAGTAGAACCCGAAAATAGTCAGCCTGAAGCAGTAGAAAATGCGATTCAAGAATTAAAGCAAAATAACCCAAATTTTCACATGGATGGGGCATCTTGGACAAATCATATCAGTTGGGTAAAGGGTTATGAAAATGTGTTATCTCCCATGTATGAATTAAGTAGTGTATTTCATCAAAAATTTGATCAATTATTGCGGGTGTCTTCAGAAATATCTGTGACTAAAAAAGCTGAATATCGCCAAGCACTGTTACATAATTTGTTACTGCAAACAAGTTGTTTCCGCTATTGGGGACAAGGTACATGGACAGATTATGCTTATGCAATCTATCAACGTGGTATGTCGTTAAATAACACACTGTAA
- a CDS encoding polysaccharide biosynthesis tyrosine autokinase, translating into MSKVSLNQEEFVTNSFQKQARFRHISKILLRRRFVVLGVSCIVMSVTSLMAVMTKTNYKSYMQILVNSNVYEGVELTNIPNNGVNQQANSQPQVIDYYAAQKNLMLSSNLLEKAVTLLRSTYPNITVNDIKGTSNDGRNSPLQVTQLEKKRGVNQLVSPVFEVSFQNSDPIKAQKVLLALQKVYQDYNLEQQQERLNKGLAFVNTRIPLLQKQVRQAERNLENFRKKHNLLDPQLQSQILLKSLTDIQKQLQTTRTELQNVQERQQNLEQILAASSQQSLIDANLGESTRFQMLLSEVQKTEQALAQEQLRYTDNSPIIVSLKQQYQHQLQLLQQEKKQLKIDSTKAVALTQGQIVEELNQLKATADKLKNQERNLVFSEQRISTELKKYPSLITEYQRLLPEVETQRQALEQLLQTQQFVGLKITQTGFDWQFLETPTLATYNSYDKLWLVFGGMVMGPVLGVGIALLWGMRHRVISSPQDLQRVSNLRLLGSVPKLASHAMEKRLPSLAWNWRRNTKPPLVETNSWLPCHETLDMVYQNTQILKHPFPFNSLMLTSALPGEGRTTLALGLAASAAHMHQRVLLIDANLRSPKLHKILQLPNEWGLSLLLVDETNENVHDYIQPIHPSIDILTAGSPPEDPVKLLSSQRMKELIELFEQSYDLVLIDAPAILGTVDARIVASLCNGIMMVGRVGWVTQTEVTQAVEILNRLNLVGIIANEASN; encoded by the coding sequence ATGTCTAAAGTAAGTTTAAATCAAGAGGAATTTGTTACTAACTCATTCCAAAAACAAGCCAGATTTAGACATATATCTAAAATCTTACTGCGGCGGCGGTTTGTAGTCTTAGGAGTCTCCTGTATTGTCATGTCCGTAACTAGCCTCATGGCTGTTATGACTAAGACTAACTACAAAAGCTATATGCAAATTTTAGTAAATTCTAATGTGTATGAAGGTGTAGAATTAACTAATATTCCCAATAATGGCGTTAATCAGCAAGCGAATTCTCAGCCACAGGTGATTGATTACTACGCTGCTCAGAAAAATCTTATGCTGAGTTCTAACTTGCTAGAAAAAGCCGTAACTTTACTCCGTTCTACTTATCCTAATATTACTGTAAATGACATTAAAGGCACATCAAATGATGGACGTAACTCCCCTTTGCAAGTTACACAATTAGAAAAGAAAAGAGGGGTTAATCAGCTAGTTAGTCCAGTATTTGAGGTTTCTTTTCAGAATAGTGATCCTATTAAAGCCCAAAAAGTATTATTAGCTTTACAAAAAGTTTATCAAGATTATAATCTCGAACAGCAGCAAGAACGTCTCAATAAAGGATTAGCTTTTGTTAATACCCGTATACCACTACTACAAAAACAGGTTAGACAAGCTGAACGCAATTTAGAGAATTTCCGCAAAAAGCACAACTTATTAGACCCCCAATTACAAAGTCAAATCCTATTGAAGTCGTTAACAGATATTCAAAAACAATTACAAACAACTCGCACAGAGTTACAAAATGTCCAAGAACGTCAGCAAAATTTAGAACAGATACTAGCTGCTTCCAGTCAACAATCACTAATTGATGCTAATTTGGGTGAATCAACTCGTTTTCAAATGCTGTTAAGTGAAGTGCAGAAAACTGAACAAGCATTAGCGCAGGAACAGTTACGTTACACAGATAACTCGCCGATTATTGTCAGCCTCAAACAACAATATCAGCATCAGTTACAACTATTGCAACAGGAGAAAAAGCAATTAAAAATCGATAGTACAAAGGCAGTAGCATTAACACAAGGACAGATAGTAGAAGAGTTAAATCAATTAAAAGCAACTGCTGATAAATTAAAAAATCAGGAAAGAAATTTAGTTTTCTCAGAACAGCGAATTAGTACAGAGTTAAAAAAATATCCCAGCTTAATTACAGAATACCAACGTCTCTTACCAGAAGTAGAAACTCAACGTCAAGCTTTGGAACAATTATTACAAACACAACAGTTTGTCGGCTTAAAAATCACTCAAACAGGCTTTGATTGGCAATTTTTAGAAACACCAACTTTAGCAACATATAACAGTTATGACAAACTGTGGCTGGTGTTTGGGGGTATGGTGATGGGGCCTGTTTTGGGTGTTGGTATTGCACTACTTTGGGGAATGCGCCATCGTGTCATTAGTTCACCCCAAGATTTACAACGAGTCAGCAACCTGAGACTACTAGGTTCTGTACCAAAACTTGCATCCCATGCAATGGAAAAGCGACTACCGAGTTTAGCTTGGAACTGGCGACGCAACACAAAACCGCCTCTAGTAGAAACTAATTCTTGGCTACCTTGTCATGAAACCCTAGATATGGTGTATCAAAATACCCAAATCTTGAAGCATCCTTTTCCTTTTAATTCTTTGATGTTAACTTCTGCATTACCAGGAGAGGGACGCACAACTTTAGCTTTAGGTTTAGCCGCGAGTGCTGCACATATGCACCAAAGGGTATTATTAATTGATGCTAACTTGCGATCGCCTAAACTCCACAAAATTCTCCAACTACCCAACGAATGGGGACTATCTCTTTTGCTAGTTGATGAGACTAATGAAAATGTCCACGACTATATTCAGCCTATTCACCCCTCCATCGATATTTTGACTGCTGGTTCTCCGCCAGAAGATCCTGTAAAATTGCTCAGTTCTCAGCGCATGAAGGAACTCATCGAGTTATTCGAGCAAAGTTATGACTTAGTATTAATCGATGCACCAGCCATTTTAGGTACAGTGGATGCCAGAATCGTTGCCTCTTTGTGTAACGGCATTATGATGGTAGGGCGTGTAGGTTGGGTAACTCAAACCGAAGTGACTCAAGCAGTGGAAATTTTAAATCGCTTAAATTTGGTTGGCATTATCGCCAATGAAGCGAGTAATTAG